In one window of Nitrospirota bacterium DNA:
- a CDS encoding UvrD-helicase domain-containing protein, whose product MPQILEKDTLVRFPHLTVLKASAGSGKTYTLTQRMVQFLLSEKIPKNRLRNILAITFSNNAAKEMKERTLAWLKEIHFGDEEKVAALSKIVSLEVEEMKARAGRLIDEILENYVDFQVKTIDSFMTTVFKASAIDFGYNPDFDILMDNTSLMEYAFNLFLRNVKQGSPEAAYLEKIVDSLLEYKKQDGAYLWIPSTVLLEETKKIYTKVSAAGKEAETEDTREDLEKLKRRIASCVENIEKEIERSGLKRSGNSAYKSIPRQIREKSFQDLTGKAYANVPVTKPSKGKADEQAAYDRIAALWEKFKILTCELTVLLCRSSYTPYVKTFQSFTRIVDITKKQQGKIFIGDINSYLAEYLNSSIVPDVYFRIGEIIYHFLIDEFQDTSPIQWRNLFPLIENSLAQGGSLFVVGDTKQSIYGFRNADYTIMKELEGSNPFPSAEHSVKELDTNYRSKRKILEFNERVFKTKLAEHEEYQSAGEKSGLTDYIQNPEDPRENDGYVEVSLLERREEEPAEREKIQELIKALRSRGHRYRDIAVLTQTNEHAVKVTSWLNEKDIPFISYSSLDIRRRKITGEIMAFINFLDSPTDDFSFGAFILGELFNQAIRTDHPEIRIDHLRQFCFSQRDHPPLYKAFQERFRTLWEKYFEGLFRVSGFLPIYDLMTELFAVFKVFERMPEEEAALIKFLEVVKAFESQGSNSLTDFLAAASGGETGDENWDMAVPKNIEAVSLMTIHKAKGLGFPVVIVLLYEVKNRGFDYILEEKGQIVHLLKINKDEAECDDILRGLYDTEKMREMVNRLNSLYVGFTRPQRELYVVGVTNKPQNYPFVLLPVEEYPPSKKPEYHLQTLQAPAGMDHCRIQHRSKPLEFPSGHEGLLSVEERKRGDFIHRVLFFVDDVREGFESQLQEIIRRVKEETGFDTSDADIKDLILAMVNNREIGNYFAMSPGREIRKEQEYSDGTGKLFRMDRVVIDPENLTVIDYKTGKDRGTLEKYQAQLRNYMKILGEIYHDKIITGLIAFVDLNEVEKVL is encoded by the coding sequence ATGCCGCAAATTCTCGAAAAAGACACATTAGTCAGGTTTCCTCATCTCACGGTGCTCAAGGCCTCAGCCGGTTCCGGCAAGACCTACACGCTGACCCAAAGAATGGTCCAGTTCCTCCTTTCCGAAAAGATTCCGAAGAACCGGCTTCGAAACATCCTTGCGATCACCTTTTCGAACAATGCAGCGAAGGAAATGAAAGAGCGGACGCTGGCGTGGCTAAAGGAAATTCACTTCGGAGATGAGGAAAAGGTTGCCGCGCTTTCGAAAATTGTATCTCTTGAAGTGGAAGAGATGAAGGCCCGGGCCGGACGGCTGATCGACGAGATCCTTGAAAACTATGTGGATTTCCAGGTCAAGACGATCGACAGTTTTATGACGACGGTTTTTAAGGCCTCGGCGATTGATTTTGGATATAACCCTGATTTTGACATCTTGATGGACAATACCTCCCTGATGGAATACGCCTTCAACCTGTTTCTTCGTAATGTCAAACAAGGGAGCCCCGAGGCCGCCTATTTGGAGAAAATCGTCGACTCTCTCCTCGAATACAAGAAACAGGATGGAGCCTATCTCTGGATTCCTTCAACGGTTCTTCTTGAGGAGACAAAGAAAATTTACACCAAAGTTTCCGCCGCCGGAAAAGAGGCTGAGACAGAGGACACTCGTGAAGATTTAGAGAAGTTAAAACGCCGGATCGCTTCGTGCGTAGAGAACATAGAGAAAGAAATCGAACGTTCGGGCCTTAAGAGGAGCGGCAACTCTGCCTATAAAAGTATTCCGCGCCAGATCAGGGAGAAAAGTTTCCAGGACCTGACCGGAAAAGCCTATGCGAACGTTCCCGTAACCAAACCTTCAAAAGGGAAAGCGGATGAACAGGCTGCCTACGACCGCATCGCCGCCTTATGGGAGAAATTCAAAATCCTGACTTGCGAACTGACGGTCCTACTCTGCCGGTCCAGCTACACGCCCTATGTAAAGACCTTCCAGTCGTTCACCCGGATTGTCGACATCACGAAAAAACAACAGGGGAAAATATTCATCGGGGATATCAACAGCTATCTTGCGGAATATTTAAACAGTTCGATCGTTCCAGACGTCTATTTCCGCATCGGGGAAATTATTTATCATTTCCTCATCGATGAGTTTCAGGACACCTCGCCTATCCAATGGAGAAACCTCTTTCCCTTAATTGAAAATTCGCTTGCCCAGGGAGGAAGCCTTTTTGTCGTGGGAGATACGAAGCAATCGATCTACGGCTTCCGGAATGCGGACTACACGATCATGAAAGAACTTGAAGGATCGAATCCTTTCCCATCGGCGGAACATTCGGTGAAAGAACTCGACACGAACTATCGAAGCAAAAGGAAAATTCTTGAATTTAACGAACGGGTCTTCAAAACAAAACTGGCTGAACATGAGGAGTACCAGTCGGCCGGAGAAAAAAGCGGCCTCACGGATTATATCCAAAACCCGGAAGACCCGCGTGAAAATGACGGCTATGTGGAGGTCTCTCTTTTAGAAAGGAGGGAAGAAGAACCCGCCGAAAGAGAAAAGATACAGGAATTGATTAAGGCGTTACGCTCGCGCGGGCACCGCTACCGGGATATTGCCGTCCTGACCCAGACCAACGAACATGCCGTAAAGGTCACCTCCTGGCTCAACGAGAAAGATATCCCCTTTATTTCTTACAGCAGTCTCGACATCAGGCGTCGTAAGATCACCGGGGAAATTATGGCGTTCATTAACTTTCTCGATTCGCCGACCGATGATTTCTCATTCGGAGCGTTTATCCTGGGGGAACTTTTTAATCAGGCCATTCGGACAGACCATCCTGAAATCAGGATAGACCATCTCAGGCAGTTCTGTTTTAGCCAGCGGGATCATCCTCCCCTTTACAAGGCGTTCCAGGAGAGGTTCAGAACTCTTTGGGAGAAGTATTTCGAGGGTCTCTTCAGGGTATCGGGATTTCTTCCCATTTATGACCTGATGACAGAACTGTTTGCTGTCTTTAAAGTTTTTGAAAGGATGCCGGAAGAGGAAGCGGCGCTTATCAAATTTCTTGAAGTCGTCAAAGCGTTTGAGAGCCAGGGATCTAACAGCCTGACCGATTTTCTCGCGGCCGCATCCGGCGGGGAAACGGGAGATGAGAATTGGGATATGGCGGTTCCCAAGAACATTGAGGCGGTCAGCCTCATGACCATCCATAAGGCAAAGGGACTGGGCTTTCCGGTGGTGATTGTCCTTCTCTATGAAGTCAAAAACAGGGGATTTGACTATATCCTTGAGGAAAAAGGTCAAATTGTCCACCTGCTCAAGATCAACAAGGACGAGGCCGAATGTGACGACATTCTTCGAGGCCTTTATGATACGGAGAAAATGCGCGAAATGGTGAACAGGCTCAACAGCCTTTATGTCGGGTTTACGCGCCCTCAAAGAGAGCTTTACGTGGTCGGTGTGACAAACAAACCCCAGAACTACCCCTTCGTGCTCCTGCCGGTCGAGGAGTACCCGCCCTCGAAAAAGCCGGAATATCATCTACAAACGTTGCAAGCCCCTGCTGGGATGGACCATTGCCGGATCCAGCATCGATCCAAGCCGCTGGAATTCCCTTCCGGTCATGAGGGACTCCTTTCGGTTGAGGAAAGAAAGCGGGGGGATTTCATCCACAGGGTGTTGTTCTTTGTCGACGACGTGAGAGAGGGTTTTGAATCTCAGCTCCAGGAAATCATCAGGCGGGTCAAAGAAGAAACCGGATTCGACACTTCCGATGCGGACATTAAAGATCTCATCCTTGCGATGGTCAATAACAGAGAGATCGGGAATTATTTCGCGATGTCACCGGGAAGGGAAATAAGAAAAGAGCAGGAATATTCGGATGGTACCGGAAAGCTTTTCAGGATGGACCGTGTGGTGATCGACCCGGAAAACCTGACGGTGATTGATTATAAAACGGGGAAGGACAGGGGGACTTTGGAGAAATACCAGGCTCAATTGAGGAACTATATGAAAATACTTGGGGAGATCTATCATGACAAGATCATCACCGGCCTCATTGCTTTTGTCGATCTTAACGAGGTGGAAAAGGTCTTATGA
- a CDS encoding PD-(D/E)XK nuclease family protein produces the protein MNVVVVPPGRDLIEEVISHLKEKEMDFSSSLVIFPGKRPPHFLRKGLAKEIGSSFIPPVTLSIDEFIDFICEKFGLLKKLETIDAVALLYDIHKHSPKPLGGTGFLSPDSFFPLGMKIYRDIEELAIEGVPSHKLRGIEAYITEGIPKHTEERLQSLSYFYEEFYKKAESLGFSIRSKRYQLAAEQVEQAGLERYDRIIFAGFFALTHAEKALFRKLLSHDNTVFLFQQGVGLSEKLKEFGIPPEPAVTEVSEPDIHFYSSPDSHGQVLALGKVLDTRVEAGNSLDENTVIVLPTSDTLFPLLRQGLSNITEDSYNVSMGYPLSRTPVFGFLNSLMELVTSMDGDRIYIPDYLKFVLHPYTKNIYFHRNSETTRILFHTLEDELLRHKARTFTTLEEIEGSKTLFREVKEKLPTGKKEATEERLREHLKEIHRITLGNFLSFENVGEFARNGIDILVFLFNQSPAKLHPLFHPFSESLIAALDVLPRSLMKEISFKDRSSYFFFLRKYIATCHTPFPGTPLKGLQVLGSLETRNLKFKSVFVLDANEDVLPETKKEETLIPFRAREILGLPTYFDRDKLTAYYFDTLLKGAKDVHLFFIENDKTERSRYVEKLLWARQKRDKTTDVRRYIRPIQYQVNLVNKNPEPIVKTGDAVAFLKEFTFSATALDRYLACPLKFYYASVLGLRPKEEISGDIERDELGNFIHAVLRDYFSEIKHKPLKETDMNLARMDALVENHFANRYGADSSGALYLLKRQVKRHLGEFLEAYCVPLVNENSIAILACEEKINVRVNAFNLAGRIDRIEKRNGKIVIVDYKTGANQAYLKIDLKKLKMDRRESWEQAIGSLQLPFYIMLYSEKEKIRIEELEALFLFLGRSKIGKEIELPLFNGASPDEVYAPLKTVILKLLQEIIDPSVPFGPAIDLKRTCPACDYQTICGTQWILR, from the coding sequence ATGAACGTGGTTGTCGTTCCCCCTGGCAGAGATCTAATCGAAGAGGTGATCTCTCATCTTAAGGAAAAGGAGATGGATTTCTCGTCGTCTCTGGTGATCTTTCCTGGTAAAAGACCCCCCCATTTCTTAAGAAAAGGCCTTGCCAAAGAGATCGGATCCAGCTTTATTCCGCCGGTCACCCTTTCTATTGACGAGTTCATCGATTTTATCTGCGAAAAATTTGGGTTATTAAAGAAACTTGAAACCATCGACGCCGTGGCCCTGTTGTATGATATCCATAAGCATTCCCCGAAGCCGCTGGGGGGGACCGGTTTTTTATCACCTGACAGCTTTTTCCCTCTCGGGATGAAAATATATCGCGACATCGAGGAGCTGGCCATCGAGGGTGTCCCATCCCACAAACTTAGAGGCATCGAAGCTTATATCACCGAAGGTATTCCCAAGCATACAGAAGAGAGGCTGCAGTCCCTGAGCTATTTTTACGAGGAATTTTATAAGAAAGCGGAATCTCTGGGTTTTTCTATCCGGTCAAAACGATACCAGCTTGCGGCCGAACAGGTTGAACAAGCGGGACTTGAGCGATATGACCGTATCATCTTTGCCGGGTTTTTTGCCCTGACCCATGCCGAAAAGGCCCTCTTTCGGAAGTTGCTTTCCCATGACAATACGGTTTTCCTTTTCCAGCAGGGAGTCGGTCTTTCGGAAAAACTCAAGGAATTCGGTATTCCTCCAGAGCCGGCGGTGACAGAAGTTTCGGAACCCGATATCCACTTCTACAGCAGCCCGGATAGCCATGGACAGGTTTTGGCCCTTGGCAAGGTGCTCGACACCAGGGTGGAGGCCGGAAATTCCCTGGATGAAAACACAGTCATCGTCCTGCCGACGTCAGATACCCTTTTTCCTCTCTTACGGCAAGGTCTCTCCAACATTACCGAGGATTCCTATAACGTATCGATGGGTTATCCTTTGTCTCGGACTCCGGTCTTTGGTTTTCTCAACAGCCTCATGGAACTGGTCACTTCCATGGACGGAGACCGGATCTATATCCCGGACTACCTGAAATTTGTCTTGCATCCCTATACTAAAAACATTTATTTCCATAGAAATTCGGAGACCACCCGGATCCTTTTTCACACGCTTGAGGATGAACTGCTCAGACACAAGGCCAGGACCTTTACCACCCTCGAGGAGATCGAGGGGAGCAAAACGCTCTTCAGGGAAGTCAAAGAGAAACTTCCCACCGGCAAAAAAGAGGCGACCGAAGAGCGGCTCAGGGAGCATCTGAAGGAAATTCACAGAATCACCCTTGGAAATTTCCTCTCCTTTGAGAATGTTGGGGAGTTCGCAAGGAATGGCATCGATATTCTCGTCTTTCTCTTCAATCAGAGCCCCGCAAAACTGCATCCTCTTTTCCATCCCTTTTCGGAATCCCTGATCGCGGCGCTTGACGTTCTTCCCCGATCGTTGATGAAGGAGATCTCCTTTAAAGACCGATCCAGCTACTTTTTTTTCCTGCGGAAGTATATCGCCACCTGCCATACTCCTTTTCCCGGCACACCGCTCAAAGGGTTGCAAGTGTTAGGTTCACTGGAAACACGCAATCTCAAGTTCAAGAGTGTCTTCGTCCTGGATGCCAATGAGGATGTCCTTCCCGAAACGAAAAAGGAAGAAACTCTCATTCCCTTCAGAGCCCGGGAAATCCTGGGTCTTCCCACTTATTTCGACAGGGATAAACTGACGGCCTATTATTTCGATACGCTCCTGAAAGGGGCTAAAGACGTCCATCTTTTCTTTATCGAAAACGACAAGACAGAGAGGTCCCGTTATGTGGAAAAGCTTCTCTGGGCGAGGCAGAAAAGGGACAAGACCACCGACGTGAGACGCTACATCAGACCCATTCAATACCAGGTGAACCTGGTCAACAAAAACCCGGAGCCTATTGTTAAGACCGGAGACGCCGTCGCTTTCCTGAAAGAGTTTACCTTCAGCGCAACGGCTTTAGACCGGTATCTGGCCTGTCCCCTTAAGTTTTATTACGCGTCTGTCCTTGGACTGAGACCCAAAGAGGAAATATCAGGAGACATCGAGCGCGATGAGCTGGGAAATTTTATTCATGCCGTCTTGAGGGATTATTTTTCAGAAATAAAACATAAGCCGCTGAAAGAAACGGATATGAACTTGGCTCGGATGGATGCTCTGGTAGAAAACCATTTTGCGAATAGATACGGCGCCGATTCCTCAGGCGCGCTTTATCTGCTGAAGAGGCAGGTTAAAAGGCATTTGGGTGAATTTCTCGAGGCTTATTGCGTTCCGCTCGTGAACGAAAACAGCATTGCCATCCTGGCCTGCGAGGAGAAAATAAACGTCAGGGTAAACGCGTTTAATTTGGCGGGAAGAATAGACAGAATCGAGAAGAGGAATGGCAAGATTGTCATCGTTGACTATAAAACCGGCGCCAACCAGGCGTACTTGAAGATTGACCTGAAAAAGCTTAAAATGGACAGACGGGAGAGTTGGGAACAGGCCATCGGGAGCCTTCAGTTGCCTTTCTACATCATGCTTTACAGCGAAAAAGAAAAAATCCGGATAGAGGAACTTGAGGCCCTGTTTCTGTTTTTGGGCCGTTCAAAAATAGGAAAGGAAATCGAACTTCCATTGTTCAATGGAGCTTCGCCGGACGAGGTGTACGCTCCGCTGAAAACGGTCATTTTAAAACTACTTCAGGAAATAATCGACCCCTCCGTCCCATTCGGACCGGCGATTGACCTGAAGAGGACCTGCCCCGCATGTGATTATCAAACCATCTGCGGAACACAGTGGATTCTAAGATGA
- a CDS encoding cardiolipin synthase B: MSDLHVKPSTDEKTSPVRLLAEQAFSRAAGAPLVAGNSVRILRDARENYPAWLEAIDAAKKTIHFENYIIHEDDIGNQFARALAARAQEGVRVRLIYDWLGALGNTSPRFWERLRKAGVEVRCYNPPQLDHPLSWLSRDHRKMIAVDGRIGFVTGLCIGLRWVGSPKRSIEPWRDTGVEVRGPAVSDIEHAFADVWAETGSPLPEDELPERGSLPRAGDMALRVVASVPNTGGLYRLDHLIAVLARKNLWLTDAYFVGMTPYVQALRTAVRDGVDVRLLVPGTNDIPVLRAFSRAGYQPLLEAGIRVFEWNGSMLHAKTAVADGRWARVGSTNLNMASWIGNYELDVAVEDETFAKTMEQMYLEDIAHSTEIILSKRSGVRLAQKRPGRFLGQRGRGEGTLSRAGAGAIRIKNAVGAAVSNQRILGPAEARMMSGVGLVFLALGLTSVFWPRLVTIPLALLCGWLGVSLLISAYQLHRKRSKDPDK, encoded by the coding sequence TTGAGTGATCTTCATGTTAAACCCTCCACTGATGAAAAAACTTCCCCTGTCCGCCTGCTCGCTGAACAGGCTTTTTCAAGAGCCGCTGGAGCTCCTCTGGTTGCGGGAAACAGCGTGCGAATTCTCCGGGATGCCCGGGAGAATTATCCCGCCTGGCTTGAAGCGATCGACGCTGCCAAAAAAACCATCCATTTTGAAAACTATATCATCCACGAAGACGACATAGGCAATCAGTTCGCCCGGGCTCTGGCCGCCAGGGCGCAAGAAGGGGTTCGCGTCAGGCTGATTTATGACTGGCTGGGGGCGCTCGGCAACACCTCGCCCCGCTTCTGGGAGCGGCTCAGGAAGGCCGGTGTGGAAGTCCGGTGTTACAACCCACCCCAATTAGACCACCCTTTGAGCTGGCTTAGCAGGGATCATCGAAAGATGATTGCCGTTGACGGCAGGATCGGTTTTGTAACCGGCCTTTGCATCGGTCTCAGGTGGGTCGGTTCCCCGAAGCGTTCTATTGAGCCCTGGCGCGACACGGGCGTTGAAGTGCGGGGACCGGCGGTATCTGACATTGAGCATGCCTTCGCCGACGTATGGGCAGAGACGGGCTCTCCCCTGCCTGAAGACGAGTTGCCGGAAAGAGGGAGCCTCCCCCGGGCGGGGGATATGGCGTTACGCGTCGTCGCAAGTGTTCCGAACACCGGGGGGCTTTACCGGCTGGATCACCTCATTGCGGTTTTAGCGCGCAAAAACCTCTGGTTGACGGACGCTTACTTTGTCGGAATGACTCCGTATGTGCAAGCCCTCAGAACAGCCGTGAGGGACGGCGTAGATGTCAGACTTCTCGTGCCCGGGACCAACGATATTCCTGTTCTTCGGGCTTTTTCCAGGGCCGGATACCAACCCCTGCTCGAAGCCGGAATCAGGGTCTTTGAATGGAACGGATCGATGCTCCACGCCAAAACGGCAGTTGCAGATGGAAGATGGGCCAGGGTAGGATCGACTAACCTCAACATGGCAAGCTGGATAGGGAATTATGAGCTGGACGTTGCGGTAGAAGATGAAACTTTCGCGAAGACGATGGAGCAGATGTACCTCGAAGATATTGCCCATTCAACGGAGATTATCTTGAGTAAACGCAGCGGAGTGAGGTTGGCTCAAAAAAGACCTGGGCGATTTCTCGGTCAAAGGGGAAGGGGCGAGGGAACCCTCAGCCGTGCGGGGGCGGGGGCGATCAGAATAAAAAACGCCGTCGGCGCCGCGGTGTCCAACCAGCGAATATTGGGTCCCGCGGAGGCAAGAATGATGTCCGGCGTAGGCCTGGTTTTTCTGGCCCTGGGGCTGACGAGTGTTTTCTGGCCCCGTTTGGTAACCATTCCCCTCGCGCTGTTGTGCGGCTGGCTGGGCGTTTCGCTCCTCATCAGCGCTTACCAGCTTCACAGAAAAAGAAGCAAGGATCCGGATAAATAA
- a CDS encoding SMP-30/gluconolactonase/LRE family protein, with protein sequence MKFSLISFLIFPAFFIGAMAMGAADITSVNEDSAPSGKPLPKIRLFPIVENPPNIYECGYQDGPPNAARFCNPTHLTTDGKNLYVADTSNHVIRKIVLSTGRVTTLAGYGGQFGSVDETGSGARFRSPRGMTLDKKRDTLYITDTGNHTIRKIVISNASVSTVAGTSERFGSNDGPGLSARFNEPQGITGDPSGTSLYIADTSNHTIRKIEAATGMVTTIAGRPGFLGFEDGKGTASRFDHPTDIAVDPSGAYLYVADASNQAVRKIVIATGEVTTLLGKRGEKRAGGRLGIPHGITLDPSGANIYVADTANHSIRKIDASTGETSNFTGTPGSPLFGFPQGIVFPDEENTLLISDKLSNSIQKWAIATGKVTTLAGPPGFPKNK encoded by the coding sequence TTGAAATTTAGTTTAATTTCTTTTCTCATTTTCCCTGCATTCTTTATCGGCGCCATGGCAATGGGCGCGGCAGATATCACGTCAGTCAATGAGGATTCAGCCCCCTCCGGGAAGCCTTTACCTAAAATCAGGCTCTTTCCGATTGTAGAAAACCCTCCAAACATCTACGAATGCGGATATCAAGACGGGCCGCCAAATGCCGCAAGGTTTTGCAATCCCACTCATTTAACAACAGACGGGAAAAACCTCTATGTCGCGGACACCTCAAACCATGTCATCCGGAAAATCGTTCTGTCAACCGGGCGGGTCACTACGCTCGCCGGATACGGAGGGCAATTCGGCTCAGTCGACGAAACGGGTTCCGGCGCCAGATTCCGGAGCCCACGGGGGATGACTCTCGATAAGAAACGAGACACCCTCTATATAACCGACACGGGAAATCACACCATTAGGAAAATTGTCATCTCAAACGCCTCGGTCTCAACGGTCGCCGGAACGTCAGAACGGTTTGGTTCAAACGATGGACCGGGCCTATCAGCCAGATTTAATGAACCGCAAGGAATTACCGGCGATCCGTCAGGAACCTCTCTTTATATTGCGGACACCTCAAACCATACGATCCGGAAAATTGAAGCGGCAACAGGAATGGTTACGACGATCGCGGGTCGTCCGGGCTTTTTGGGATTTGAAGACGGAAAGGGAACGGCCTCCCGCTTTGACCACCCCACAGATATCGCCGTCGATCCTTCGGGAGCTTATCTTTACGTCGCCGACGCCTCCAACCAGGCTGTCCGAAAAATTGTGATTGCAACGGGCGAAGTGACAACCCTCCTCGGTAAAAGGGGAGAGAAGCGTGCCGGAGGGAGGTTAGGTATCCCCCACGGAATTACCCTTGATCCCTCAGGCGCCAATATTTATGTTGCTGACACAGCAAACCATTCTATTCGAAAGATTGATGCCTCCACAGGAGAAACCTCAAACTTTACCGGCACCCCGGGATCACCCCTTTTCGGGTTTCCCCAGGGCATCGTCTTCCCTGACGAAGAAAACACCCTCCTCATTTCAGACAAACTCAGTAATTCCATCCAAAAATGGGCCATTGCCACAGGAAAGGTTACCACCCTGGCGGGTCCTCCAGGCTTTCCAAAAAATAAATAG